The Kineococcus rhizosphaerae genome segment AGGCCGGTGACGTAGAGGGTGTCGGGGAGGTCGGGGTTCTTGACCCCGGTCGAGGCCCAGAGCGGACGCTGCGCGCGGGCGCCGGACTCCTTGAGGACCTGCCAGCGCGGGGTCGAGAAGACCTCTTCGTAGGCCTGGTAAGCGAGCCGCGCGTTGGCCAGACCGGCCTTGGAGCGCAGCGCCTTCGCCTCGTCGGTGCCGATCTCCTCGAGACGCTTGTCGATCTCGGTGTCGACGCGGGAGACGAAGAAGGACGCGACGGACTCGATCTTCGAGATGTCGTGGCCGTTCTGCTTGGCCTGCTCGAGACCGGTCAGGAACGCCTGCATGACGGCGCGGTAGCGGTCGAGCGAGAAGATCAGGGTCACGTTGACGCTGATGCCCTCGGAGAGCGCGGTGGAGATCGCGGCGAGACCCTCCACGGTCGCGGGGATCTTGATGTAGAGGTTCTGGCGGTCGACGGCCTTCCACAGCTTGCGCGCGGAGACCTCGGTGCCGGCGGTGTCGCGCGCCTGGCGCGGGTCGACCTCGAGGGAGACGCGGCCGTCGAGCCCGTCGGTGCGGTCGAAGACCGGCTTGAGCACGTCGCACGCCTTGCGGACGTCCTCGGTGGTGATCTGGAAGACGGCCTCTTCGGTGTCGGCGCCGACGGCGACGAGTTCCTTCACCTGGTCGGTGTAGCGGTCGCCCTTGCTCAGCGCGGTCGCGAAGATCGTCGGGTTCGAGGTGACGCCGAGGACGCCGGCCTCGACGAGGCGGCCGAGTTCACCGCCGTCGGTAAGCTCGCGGGAGAGGTCGTCCAGCCAGACCGACACACCGTGCCGTTGCAGATCCCGTAGAGAAGAACTGGAATCATGATCAGTCATGAGTACATCTCCTAGGTTTGAGTACAGGATCGTGGGGTCGCTCAGGAGCAGGATCCGTGTGCGAGGGGGGCGTGAGAGACGTGAACCACGTCACCCCAAGGTGTCTGACGCAGTTGCGGAGGTAGTACTGGTGATGGTGCTGGCGACAACCGCTGCAGACTCATCGGTAGTGGATGACGAGGTCGGCTCGTGATCGAGAAGCCTCGACAAGTTCGGCATTGCGCTGATCGGATCCACCAGCTCGTCCGGCAGCGGCCGCGGTGTTCGCCTCGAACTGTCTGTGCCGCGCGATGAGGCGGTGAACCCTCACGTTGTCAGGAGTCTCGACGTACCAGACTTCGTCTAAAAGGGGCCGCAGCCCCGCCCAAGCCCCAGCCTCAAGAAGAAGATAATTGCCCTCGGTGATTACCACGCGGACCTCCGTGGTGACCGGTATCGCCCCAGCCACCG includes the following:
- the tal gene encoding transaldolase, with the protein product MTDHDSSSSLRDLQRHGVSVWLDDLSRELTDGGELGRLVEAGVLGVTSNPTIFATALSKGDRYTDQVKELVAVGADTEEAVFQITTEDVRKACDVLKPVFDRTDGLDGRVSLEVDPRQARDTAGTEVSARKLWKAVDRQNLYIKIPATVEGLAAISTALSEGISVNVTLIFSLDRYRAVMQAFLTGLEQAKQNGHDISKIESVASFFVSRVDTEIDKRLEEIGTDEAKALRSKAGLANARLAYQAYEEVFSTPRWQVLKESGARAQRPLWASTGVKNPDLPDTLYVTGLVAPNTVNTMPGKTLDATIDHAEVTGDTIRGSYGEAQAVLDDLERLGVSYTDVVEFLETDGLDKFEKSWTELLQTVTDELERVRTQVEAQ